In Acomys russatus chromosome 26, mAcoRus1.1, whole genome shotgun sequence, a genomic segment contains:
- the Exoc3l1 gene encoding exocyst complex component 3-like protein, giving the protein MDSAAKDEIQPTLCPGHDCPDSSCPGPEWPEQERAEQLARGAALKWASGIFYRPEQLARLAQYRSREVQRNYSLEARIKSVVQSYLEGVQTGVWQLARALEAVRGTREALSQAHHLLQGLSQTSQTLKPLRECVVQHKQLQVLTRLLPRLQAVPAAMAHTQTLIDAQRFLEAYVSLRELEQLQGETWTPLGGQELPIFQGLGLLAEALGQAVEAAAGAAGRLAREDPALLVAAVRVAEVETERTVLEQTPRDWRQRCLRALQEGLERVHFSSPVLPEPGALAGWLEALQVALPAELATAEALVAPCCPPNYHVVQLWAHTLHNGLRRSVRQLLSGPELGAADTFALLHWALHVYMGKEMMGHLDLGPEADVSQLEPLLTSEDIEQLEAAFVAQVQVSVAQWLKKALVGEVAEWNREQEPNADPSGFYHSPMPAIVLQILAENIRVTSMISDSLHRRVCDMALLELGAFLRSFSDALIRFSRGHLRGEAVAPHYVPYLLAALNHQSELRSSVSVLLPDGEASGILAPVEAALDDVLRRVCRLVLEALQVELQPLFAALPSRQWLLSSELLDGVCAQTSHFCQDFGRVRKPAVQLLLAEAERTVVLQYLRALMQGRLVCRGADERTQAAERLRHDAAQLKELFLGLGLEESAHCAPVLLSLSELLNLHDPTLLGLEVAGLRQQFPDVSEDHVSALLDLRGDVSREHRQAALSSLQAGPPPSPSTGRRALFSLVPTPTPSLSSCLPSSPCS; this is encoded by the exons ATGGACTCAGCAGCCAAGGACGAAATACAGCCCACACTTTGTCCTG GACACGACTGCCCAGACTCTTCCTGCCCAGGGCCTGAGTGGCCAGAGCAAGAGAGGGCAGAACAGCTGGCTCGGGGTGCAGCACTCAAGTGGGCTTCAGGCATCTTCTACCGGCCAGAACAGCTGGCCAGGCTGGCCCAGTACCGCAGCCGTGAAGTACAGCGAAACTACTCCTTGGAAGCACGGATCAAG TCAGTGGTGCAGTCATACCTGGAAGGTGTTCAGACCGGCGTGTGGCAACTGGCCCGAGCCCTCGAGGCTGTGCGGGGAACCCGGGAAGCCCTGAGCCAGGCCCATCACTTACTCCAGGGTTTGTCTCAGACCTCACAAACGCTGAAGCCCCTGAGGGAATGTGTTGTCCAGCACAAGCAACTTCAGGTCCTGACTCGGTTGCTGCCAAGACTACAAGCAG TGCCAGCTGCCATGGCCCACACGCAGACCCTGATAGATGCTCAGCGATTCTTGGAGGCATATGTGAGCCTGCGGGAGCTAGAGCAGCTGCAAGGGGAGACATGGACACCCCTAGGAGGGCAGGAGTTGCCCATCTTCCAGGGCCTGGGCCTTCTGGCTGAGGCACTGGGCCAAGCTGTGGAGGCCGCCGCAGGGGCTGCAGGACGGCTGGCACGTGAGGATCCAGCCCTGCTGGTAGCTGCTGTTCGTGTGGCAGAGGTGGAGACCGAGCGTACAGTCCTGGAGCAGACACCCCGAGACTGGCGGCAGCGATGTCTTCGGGCACTACAGGAGGGCCTGGAGCGGGTACACTTCTCATCGCCTGTGCTACCTGAACCAGGAGCCCTGGCAGGGTGGCTTGAGGCTCTGCAGGTAGCCTTGCCTGCTGAGCTGGCAACGGCGGAGGCACTAGTGGCACCCTGCTGCCCACCAAACTACCACGTGGTTCAGCTATGGGCCCACACCCTGCACAACGGCCTGCGCAGAAGTGTGCGGCAACTCCTTTCAGGGCCTGAGCTGGGAGCTGCTGACACCTTTGCCTTGCTGCACTGGGCATTGCATGTATACATGGG GAAGGAAATGATGGGACACTTGGACCTGGGGCCTGAGGCTGACGTGTCACAACTAGAACCCCTCCTGACCTCGGAGGACATTGAGCAGCTGGAGGCAGCATTTGTGGCCCAGGTCCAG gtaagtgtggctcagtggctgaagAAGGCACTAGTCGGGGAGGTAGCCGAGTGGAACAGGGAGCAGGAGCCCAACGCAGACCCATCTGGTTTCTACCACTCACCAATGCCAGCCATTGTCCTGCAG ATCCTGGCTGAAAACATCCGAGTGACCAGCATGATCAGTGACTCGCTGCATCGCCGGGTGTGCGACATGGCTCTGTTAGAGCTGGGCGCGTTCTTGAGGAG TTTCAGTGACGCTCTGATCCGCTTCTCTCGAGGCCATCTCAGGGGAGAAGCTGTGGCCCCTCACTACGTGCCCTACCTACTGGCTGCCCTTAACCACCAGTCCGAACTGAG ATCTTCGGTATCAGTCCTGCTGCCTGACGGGGAAGCTTCCGGGATCTTAGCTCCAGTAGAGGCCGCGCTGGACGACGTACTGAGGAGGGTCTGTCGCCTGGTATTGGAAGCACTGCAGGTTGAGCTCCAG CCCCTGTTCGCCGCTCTGCCCTCGCGCCAGTGGCTATTGAGTTCTGAGTTGCTGGACGGCGTGTGTGCACAGACTTCGCACTTCTGCCAGGACTTCGGGCGCGTGCGGAAGCCTGCTGTTCAG ctgctgctggcagAGGCGGAACGAACCGTGGTGTTGCAATACCTACGCGCGCTGATGCAGGGCCGCCTCGTGTGCCGAGGTGCGGACGAGCGGACCCAGGCGGCTGAGCGCCTTAGGCACGATGCCGCCCAGCTTAAGGAGCTTTTTCTTGGTTTG GGCTTGGAGGAGAGCGCTCATTGCGCGCCGGTGCTGCTTTCGCTGAGTGAACTGCTCAACCTTCACGACCCCACGCTGCTTGGCCTGGAGGTGGCAGGCCTGAGACAGCAATTTCCTGACGtgag CGAGGATCATGTCTCCGCCCTCTTGGACCTGCGCGGGGACGTGTCCCGAGAGCATCGCCAGGCAGCACTCAGCTCGCTGCAGGCCGGCCCACCGCCCTCACCTTCCACTGGCCGCCGGGCACTCTTCAGCCTGGTACCGACGCCTACGccttctctgtcctcctgcctcccttcgAGTCCCTGCTCCTGA